The following is a genomic window from Opitutus sp. GAS368.
GCTGCACGTGGAGTGCGCCATGCACGCCGGCGATCTCGTCCACGGCGGCGCCATCGGCAAGGTTGTCCAGGTGCTCGGCCTCGGGCCGCACCGCATCGGCCCCAAAGCCAACCGCCCGGCGTGGTTCTACAACCGCGCCCAGTTCGGCGGCATTCTCTGCGACATCGGCAGCCACCAGATCGAGCAGTTCCTGTATTTCACCGGCTCGACGGACGCGACGGTGAGCAGCGCCGCCGTCGGCAACTTCGCCAACGCGGACACGCCCGAGTTCGAAGACTTCGGCGAGGCCTCGCTGCTCGGCAACAGCGGCGCGAGCCACTACTTCCGCGTGGACTGGTTCACGCCGCCGGGCCTCAGCACCTGGGGCGACGGCCGGCTCGTGATCCTCGGCACCAAGGGTTACATCGAGCTCCGCAAATACGTGGACGTCGCCCGCGACAAGGCCGGCGACAACCTCTACCTCGTCGACGACAAGGGCGAACAGCACATCAACGTGGCCGGGAAGGTCGGCTTCCGGTTCTTCGGCGAGTTCGTCCTCGACTGCCTGAACCGCACCGAGACCGCCATGTCGCAGGCCCACGCGTTCAAGGCCGCCGAGCTCTGCCTCAAGGCGCAGGCCGTGGCGCGCCGGATCACACCCTGACCGCCATGCAACGGGTCCGCCTCGGTCTCATCGGATACGGCAACATGGGGGCCGGCCATGCGGCGCAGGTGGTCAACGGCAAGATCCCGCGGCTTACGCTGACCGCCGTGGCGGAGAGTTCGCCGACGCGCCAGCCCAGCCTGTCTGGCGTGAAAGTCTTCGCCGAGCCGGCCGCGCTGCTGAAGTCCGGGCTGGTCGACGCCGTGTTGATCGCGACGCCGCACCCGACGCACGCCTCGCTCGCGCTCGCGGCGCTGAAGGCCGGCCTGCACGTGCTGCTGGAAAAACCCTTTGCGGTGCACAAGGCCGAGGCGCTGCAGGTCGTGGCGGCGGCGAAGCGCCGGCCGAAGCAGGTGTTCGGCGCCGTCTTCAACCAGCGCACCGACCCGTATTTCCGGAAAATCCGCGACCTGATCCGCGGCGGCAGTTTCGGCGCGGTGCAGCGCATCAACTGGACGATCACGAACTGGTTCCGGCCCGAGGCCTACTACCAGTCGGGCGGCTGGCGCGCCACCTGGGCCGGCGAGGGCGGCGGCCTGCTGCTCAACCAGTGCGTGCACAACCTGGACCTGCTGCAATGGCTGGCCGGCATGCCGGTGCGCGTGCGGGCCCATTGCCACTTCGGCCGCTACCACGACATCGAGGTCGAGGACGACGTCAGCGCCTACCTCGAATACGCCGACGGGGCGCATGCCACGTTCACCGCCTCGACCGGCGAGGCGCCCGGCATCAACCGCCTGGAGATCGCGGCCGACGGCGGCCGGATCGTCTATGAGCACGACGTGCTGCAGCTGGTGCGCAACGCGACCCCCGCTTCCGTCTTCAGCCGCACCTCGCGCGAGCTGTTCCTCGCGCCGGGCACGACCGAGGAAAAACTCCTCGGCCTGGGCCACGGCGGGCAGCACAGCGAGATCCTGACGAACTTCACCGCGGCGATCCTCGACGGCGTGCCGCTCATCGCCCCGGCGGTCGAGGGCATCCACTCGCTCGAGCTGGCCAACGCCATGCTGCTGTCCGCGTGGACGGAGAAGACGGTCGACCTGCCCCTCGACGCCGCCCTCTACGAAAAGTGGCTGAAACGGAAGATCGCGGGATCCAAGGTCCGGAAAAAATAATCCAGAGGGCTTCCGGCTGATATCAACTATTGGTTGACGTCAGCTCCCGGGACGCGAAACGCAAGCGGCCGGGTCGAGGGTGGGCACAGGAAGGGGTTGCCCATTTCACGCTTGGATGCGGGGGCGTCCGGCTCTAGTTAGTCGGCCTGTTCACCCCATGAAATTCCCCTCCTGGCTGCGGGTTGGAACCTGGACCCTGGTCGTCGTGCTCGGCGTGGCGGCCATCGCCGTGCTGGCGCTGGCGCGCGGCGAGCCGGTCAGCGCGTTGTGGATGGTGATCGCGGCGGTCTGCGTGTTCGCGGTGGCCTACCGCTTTCACTCCGCGTGGCTCATGGCGAAGGTGCTCACGCTCGACGAGCTGCGCGCGCCGCCGGCGGCGGTGCACGGGGACGGGAAGGATTTCGTGCCGACCAACAAGTGGGTCGTCTTCGGGCACCATTTCGCGGCCATCGCCGGGCCGGGGCCGCTGGTCGGGCCGGTGCTGGCGGCGCAATTCGGGTTTCTGCCGGGCATGCTTTGGATCCTGGTCGGCGCGACGCTGGGTGGCGCGGTGCACGACAGTGTCATCATGTTCTGCTCGGTGCGCCGGCGCGGGAAATCGCTCGGCCAGATGGTGCGCGACGAGGTCGGGCCGTTCGCCGGGCTCGTCGCGATGGTGAGCATCGTCGCCATCATGACCATCCTGCTCGCGGTGCTCGCGCTGGTCGTGGTCAACGCGCTGGCGGAGAGCCCGTGGGGCCTGTTCACCATCGCGGCCACCGTGCCCATCGCGGTGGCCATGGGCCTGATGATGCGCGGCGGCCACGGTTCGTCGCGCCTGGGCTGGATCAGCGCGTTCGGCGTCGTCGCCCTGCTCGCCGCGGTGTGGGGCGGCCGGTATCTGCCGGGCACGGCGCTGGAATCGTGGCTCACGCTGTCGCGCCCCGCGCTGTCGTGGTGGCTCATGGGCTACGGCGTGGTGGCGGCGGTCCTGCCGGTCTGGCTGCTGCTCGCGCCCCGCGACTACCTGAGCACCTTCATGAAGATCGGCACGGTGGCGCTGCTCGGCCTGGCCATCGTCTGGCTCGCGCCGGTGCTCAAAATGCCGGCGCTGACCCAGTTCATCCACGGCAACGGCCCGATCCTGCCGGGCCCGGTGTTCCCGTTCTGCTTCATCACCATCGCCTGCGCGGCCGTCTCGGGCTTCCACTCGCTCATCGCGTCGGGCACGACGCCCAAGCTGATCGCAAACGAGAACCACATCCGGGTGGTCGGCTACGGCGCGATGATCACGGAGATGTGCGTCGGCATCATGGCGCTCATCGCCGCGTGCGCGATGCAGCCCGGCGAATATTTCGCCGTCAATCTCACGGGCCCGGCCGCGGCGGTCACGGCGAACGTCACCGCGCTCGGGTTCCCCGTGACGGAGACGCAGATGGCCGATCTGGCCGCGAGCGTGGGGGAGAAGACCATGATCGGCCGCGCCGGCGGTGCGCCGACGTTCGCGCTCGGCATGGCGCAGATGTTCGCCGGCGTGCTCGGCGGGCGGGCGGCCACGGCGCTCTGGTATCACTTCGCGATCATGTTCGAGGCGTTGTTCATCCTCACAGCGATCGACGCCGGCACGCGGGTGGGGCGCTTCCTGATGCAGGACCTGTTGAGCTATGTCTGGAAACCGCTCGGCCACACGACGTCGGCCGCGGGCAATTTCGCCGCCACGCTGCTCTTCGTCTCAGGCTGGGGCTGGTTCCTCTACCAGGGGGTGATCGATCCGCTCGGGGGCATCCGTTCGCTCTGGCCGATCTTCGGCGTGGCCAACCAGCTGCTCGCGGTCATCGCGCTGGCGCTCGGCACCACCGTGCTGATCAAGATGGGGCGCGCGCGCCATGCCTGGGTTACGCTCGTGCCGCTGGCGTGGCTGCTGGTCGTGACGCTGACCGCGGGGCTGATGCTCATCTTCAGCGCGAATCCCCGGCTCGGTTTCCTCGCGCAAGCCGCGAGCCTCGCGCAGAAACTGCCGGGGGCGGTCCCGGCGGAGTCCGCGGCCCTGGCGCGGCAGATTTTCAACGCCCAGGTCAACGCAGCGATCACCGCGGTGTTCCTCGCCTGCGTCGTGCTGGTTGTGCTCGCGTGCGCCCGGGTGTGGTGGCAGCTGCTCGCCGGCCGGCGCACCGCCGACCTGCACGAGGAGCCCTACGTACCCTTGGTGGGTGTCCCTTCGGCCAAGTAGATTCTGTAGCGGCGGTCTATGACCGCCGACGCTGACCATGCCGCGTTCATCGGCGGTCATAGACCGCCGCTACAGGGTTGCCGCGCAGACGGAAAACCGCACGCTGCCGGGCATGTCTCCCTTCGTCCTTGCCGCCTTCGCCGCGGCCGTGCGCTGACCGCCGATGCGCATCGCGGTCATCGCCGACACGCACGACCGGTATCCCCCGGACCTGCCGGCGCGACTCGCGGCCGCCGACGAGATCTGGCACCTCGGTGACGTGTGCGAGCCGGAGACGCTCGCGGAATTTGAGGCGCTGGGGAAACCGCTGTTCGCGGTGCTCGGCAACAACGAATGGCACAACCTCTGGCCGCTGGAACGGCGCCTCGAACGGGCCGGGGTGAAGTGTCACCTCGTGCACATCCCGCCGCCCCGCGCACCGGCGGGCGTGCATCTGCTGCTGCACGGCCACACGCACGTGCCGCGGGACGAGACCGATGCCCGCGGCGTGCGCTGGCTGAATCCAGGCTGCATCACGCGGCCAAACCGCGGGGCCCGGGCGAGCTTCGGCTGGCTGATCCTGAAGAAAGGCACGCCGCCGGACTGGCGGCTGGAGCTGCTGTGAGCCGCGGTCAGTTGACCGCGGTGACCGAGGCGGGCGCCTTCTTCCAGGCGAACCGGCCGAACATGACCTCGTCCGGGGGTGCGATGCCGGCGATGACGCCGAAGGAGGTGACGACGCAGGCGACGCTGCCCTGGCGACCGGCGCGGGCCTGCTCCTGCAAGCGGGGCTTGGTGGCCTTGCCGTCCTTGCCGATGGTGCCGACCGAAACCTGGCCGTCGGGCGTGATGATGACCAGCTGGCTGCCCGGCTTCCGGTCGGTGGAGTAGACGCCGGCCACGGTCTTGAAAATCGTGTCCCGCTCGTCGGAGGCCGTGACGATGGCAACCCCGGGCGGCAGGTCGCTCAGGTGGCGTTGCGGCAGGCCGAAGCGCAGGCCGACGGCCACCAGCACGAGGGCGGCGGCGAAGAGGCCGACGGCCTCGATCACGGTGCGCACGGCGCCGTGGCGCGACGGGGCCGCGGCGGTCGAGGCGGTGCGCTGGGGCGCACCGGCGCCGACCTGGAACGGCGGGAGCTCGGTCAGGGCGGCCGGATCATCGGCGGTCCAGAAATCGTCGAAGAGCGACATGCTCTTGTGCATGCGCAGGCGGCCCTGGTGGACCCCGATGCGCCAGCCCTTGTCGCCGCGCTGGACGATGATGCCGGGCTCGGCCTTGGTGCTCGAGAGGTCGAGGACGAGGAGTTTGCCGGCCAGCCGGACGATTTCCTCGACCGGGTGCGTGCCATGCTCGATCTTGTCGCTGGCGCTGCCGACGCCGCCGGCGTCGGGCTTGAGCTGGACCAGGGTGATGCGGTAGGTGACGCTCATTTCTCGATGATGAACACCAGCGAATTGGTCGAACCGAGCTGGAGGTTGCCCGTGGTGAGGTTGCCGTCGTCCATCTGCTTGTCGATCGCCTCGAGCTGGTCGAGGTCGTCCAGGATCGGATTGCCGGGCGCCGCCTGGATGATGATGGCGGCCTTGGCGGGGATGCCGTCGGCAGGGGTGTCAAAATTCCACTTGTAGACGCCGCCGATAGGGGTCCGCTGGCTGAAATTGCCGGGCAGCTGGCCGGCCACCTGGGGCGGGACGACCTGCGGGTCGCCATCATCGGGGTAGCGGCCGTTCTGGATGCTGTAGGCGATGAAGACCGTCGAAAAGGTGCGCAGGTCATTGACGACGCTGGCCGCCTTGGAACGGAGCGTGATCAGCCGGTAGGCGGGCAGGGAAGCGGCCGCGAGCAGGCCGATGATCACGACGACCACCATGATTTCCACCAAGGTGAAAGCCCTAGACCGACGGAGAACCAAAGGGGGGATGTGCGGACCTTGCGACATTCAGTTGATTAACAGGCCGGCAGGCTACCGGTATTTATCACGGGTGCAAGCATTCAGGCTGAAACAGCTTGCACGGGCGGGTTCTTTCAAGAGATTTTCGATGCCGACCCGCAAAAAAAAGCCGCCGGACCGATGGAACAAGGGCGCAATTGCCGGCTGGCCTCGGGTCCCGGGCCCGTTTAGCCCTGTGCCACGTGAGCGGCGACCAGCAGGAATTTTTCGAAACGAGGACCCCGGCCCAGCCCGACCTGGTGTTTGTCCGGAGCCTGCGCGCCCGGCATTACCGGCTGACACTGCGCCGCGACGGGGTGGCGGTGGCCACGGTGCCCGCCCGGGGCTCGGAGCGGGAGGCCAGGGTTTTTGTCGAGCAACACCGCGACTGGCTCGAGCGGGCGCGCGCGCGCCACGCGCTCAAGCCGCGGGGGGCGGAGGTCTGGACCCTCGGCACCCACGTGCTGTGGCGCGGGGAAATGACCGAGATCCGCCGGGCGACGGCACCGTTGCCGGCTGCCGCCGGCCCGGTGTTTGTCCCGGAAACTCCGCGCTCCGCGGGATTTCCGGGCAAACCGACCGTGTGCCTCGCCGCGGATATTTTCCGCGTGGCGTCGTTCGAAGGCGACCTGCGGCCGACGCTGGAGGCGCACTTCGCGCGCCGGGCCAAGATCGAGCTCCCCGCGCGCACCTGGGAGCTGGCGGCCGAGACCGGGGCCGACGTAAAACACGTGACCGTGCGCAACCAGCGTTCGCGCTGGGGCTCGTGCTCGGCGGGCGGCACCATCTCCCTCAACTGGCGGCTCGTGCAGACCCCCGACACCGTGCGCGACTACATCCTTTACCACGAGCTGATGCACCTGCGGGAGATGAACCACTCCGACCGCTTCTGGGCGCGGGTCGAGGCGGTCTGCCCGTGGTGGCGCGACGCCGAGCGGTGGCTCAAGCGCAACGGCAGCCTGCTCGGACTGTAGCGCCGGCCGCCACTGGCAAACAAGGCGAGAAACCGTCCGGGTTTCCCGCCCGATCAATGTCAACTAATAGTATACTTAAGCTGGCGGTCGTTTTCGGCTCAAGCCCGAGGTTTAAGTATACTATTGGTTGACATTGATCGGGCGGTTTGCGGCCGGACGACAGGACCGGGCGCTACCGGATTTCCAGCAGCTCCACCTCGAAGACGAGCGTGGCCTTGGGCGGGATCGGACTCTTGCCCGCCGTGCCGTAGGCGAGCCACCAGGGAATGATGAGCGTGCGCTTCTCGCCCGGCTTCATGGCGGCCACGGCTTCGTCCCAGCCCTTGATGACGCTGCCCGTGCCGACACGGAAGACATAGGGGGTGCCGCGGTCGCGCGAGCTGTCGAATTTCATCCCGTCGAGCAGGTAGCCGTCGTAATGCACGACGACCTCGCTGCCGGTGGCCGGGGTCGGCCCGGTCCCGGGGTGGCGCTCGATGTAGCGCAACCCGGAGGGATTCAGGTGCGCGTTGCCGTAGCGCTCGCGCAGGATCGCGGCGTCGGCCTCGCTCAGCTGGGGATTTTCCATGATCTGCCGCATGTATTTGTTGGCGGGCTCGCCGGGGTTGGCGCGCCGGAAGATGCCGGTGCGGGCCTGGAACGCGATGAACGCGAGCACGAGGCCGAGGATGAGCAGGATGCCGAACTGGCGCATGGGATTATTTTTTCGCAAGCAGTTCCAGGGCGGAGGCGGTGAGCGCGGTGACGCCGGTCTTGATCGTGGGCTCCGGCAGCGGGGCGAACTTGCTCGAGTGCAGCGAGGGGAGCGGTTCACCGGTGCGCAGGCTCTCCGCGTATTTGGCCGGGTCGACGGCCCCGACGCGGAACATGCTGATCGGCACTTTATCGACGGTGCGGGCAAACTGGCTGAAGTCCTCGCCGCCCATCTCGGCGTCGATGGTCTTCACGTTGTCCGCTCCGAGCCACTGCACCAAAGCCCCGCGGATCCGGCGGGTCAGGACCGGGTCGTTGTAGGTCGCGGGCGTAAATTCATCCTCCTTCGTGATAACAATCGGCATGAGGTCGTCGGGCACGCCGGCCGCGATGGCCTCGCCGCGGCAGATGCGCTTGATGGCGGCGAGGGTGTGCTGGCGGACGTTGTCCGAATAGGAGCGGCAGGTGAGCTGCAGTTTCACTTCGTTGGGGATGATGTTGTGCTTGGTGCCGCCGTGGATGGAGCCGACGGTGACGACGGCCGGTTCCACCGGGCGCGTCTCGCGGCTGACAATGGTCTGCAACGCCACCACGATGCGGGCGGCGAGCACGACGGGGTCGATGGTGGTGTGCGGATAGGCGCCGTGGCCGCCACGGCCGCGCACGGTGATGTCGACCGAGTCGACGTTGGCCCAGCCGAAGCCCTCGATGGTGCCGACGGTGCCCGCGGGCAGGGTCGCGCTGTCATGGACGGCGATGGCGAAGTCCGGCACGGGGAATTTCCGATACAGGCCGGCGGCAAGCAGGTTGCGGGCGCCGGCGCCGACCTCCTCGGCGGGCTGGCCGACAAAAAGCACCGTGCCGGACCATTTGTCCTTCATGGCGGCGAGCATCCGGGCGGTGCCGGTGAAGATGGTCATGTGGATGTCATGGCCGCAGGCCTGCATGACCGGCACGTCCTGGCCGGCGAGATTGGTGACCCGGTCCTTGCTCGCGTAGGGCAGGCCGGTTTCCTCAAGCACCGGGAGGCCGTCGAGGTCGGTGCGGATGAGCAGGGTTGGGCCGGGCCCGTTTTTGAGCAGGCCGACCACGCCGGTACCGCCGAATTTCTCGGTGACCTCGTAGCCGGCCGCGCGCAGCTCGGTCGCCACCTTGGCCGCGGTCTTCTCCTCCATCAGCGAAAGCTCGGGGTGGAGGTGCAGGTCGGTGTAGAGGGCTTCGAGTTTCGGGTAGTCGGCGGCGACCTTGTTGCTGACGAAATCGCGGATGCCGTCCCCCTTTGCCAAGGCTACCGGGGACAGGTCCGCGGCCTGGGCCCAGAGGACGGAGGACAGAAAACAGGGGGCAAAAAAGGAGATGCGGGATTTCATTTGGGTTCGAGTTTGAGGATGAGGCCGTCGAGGATGGCATCGGTCTGGAGTTTCAAATGTTGGGCGGGTGGCGGTTGCTGATCGGCCGGGGCGGCCTGCTGCTGCCGGGCGAAAGCGGCGTCACCCTCGGCCACGGCGGCATCGATGAAGGCGGTCTTGATCACATGCAGCGGGCCCTCCGGCGCCAGATCGGCGGCGGTGGCGTGGTGACCGAGGAAAGTATCGGCTGCCGCGTCGCTGAGCCACACGCGCCAGTCCTTCTCGTCGGCGAAATAGGCGGCGAGCGCGCCGTGTTTGTCCACGCCGAGTTTCCGGGCCAGCGCGTGCATGTAGGCGCCGGGCACGGCATCCTCGGCGGCGGCGGGCGACTTGGCGAAAAGGCGGCCCACGACGCGCACGCCGGTGGCGCGCTCGAAGTTGGCCAGCTTGAAGTTGAAATTCTTGGCGCGCGGCGGCACGTCCGGCTGGGATTCCATCGGGTGCGGCAGCAATTGCGAGGGGTCGTCGAAATGCGCCGCGAGGCCGGGCTCGGCGGCGCCGGCATAGGGCGCGACCTTGGCGGCGAGGGCCTTGAAGGTTTCCGGATCGGCCTTGAAGGCCTTGGCCTCGGCGCCGAGGCGGAGGATCTTGATCGTAAAGGCGTCGTTGGGCTGGATCAACGGCAGCACCTCGAGGCCCTGGATGGTGCGGCCGAAGACGGTGTGCAGGTAATTGAGGCGGGTGCAGTCGCCGAGGGTGACGAAAAACTCGCAGCCGTTGGTGTCGGGGCCGGCGTTGGCCATGGAGAGCGTGCCGATCTCACGATTATGCAGGCCGGGCACGAACTCGTCGTTGAAGGTGTAGGGCACGGGGGTGTCGCCGGTGTCCTTGAGGCCGGGGTTGCCGCTTTGGATGACGAAGCCCGGCACGACGCGATACCAGGTCAGGCCGGTGAAGAACGGTTTCCCGTCGCGCGGGGCAAGGGTGCCCTCGGCGAGGCCGACGAAGCTGGCGACGGTGAGCGGCACCTGGCGGTAATGCAGCTCGGTGACAAAAACCCCGCGCGGCGTGGTGAACTCGGCGTAGAGGCCGTCGGCCAGTTTTTCCGTGGCGAGGGCGGAGGCGAACCCCAGCGCGGCCAGCAAAACCATCGGCTTGAATGAACGCATGGCGCGAACATAGCGCCGCTCGCCGGCCACGCCAGCCCGTTTGCGAAAGGTGGAGCGCGGCCTTCGGACGCGCTTTCGGGATGTGCGCTGGGAAAAACGCGTCCAGAGGCCGCGTCCCACCTATACAATCACAGGAAGGAGCAGATGTATTCGCACAGGCCGCTCTTCACCTCGATGGTGAAGCCGCTCTTGCCCGGGACGTCGAAAAAGGTGCCGGTGGGGTAGTCCTTGGCGGCGGTCGAGCCGTCGAGGGTGACGCGGCAGGCGCCGGCCACGATCTCCATCCGCTCGGGCGCGCCGGTGCCGAAATGATAGTTGCCGGGGTAGATGAGCCCGAGGGTTTTCTTGGCGCCGTCGGGCATCAACACGGTATGGCTGACGACCCGGCCGTCGAAGTAGACATTGGCCTTGGTGTGGACGGTAACGCCGGCGAACTGGGCGGGCAGGGACATGGGCAGACTTTGGCGGCGCGGCCCGGGTCGAGTCAATCCACCGGGGCAAACATGACAGGAATTTAAGGGCTTTCCCCCGGGCCGGCGGCAATACATCGTGAATCCCGGGC
Proteins encoded in this region:
- a CDS encoding Gfo/Idh/MocA family oxidoreductase, yielding MPQKSDGMNYAPQGKPRPVVKPGEFFFAAAFLEHGHIYGQCNGLIEAGAVLKWVYDADPKKVAAFLEKYPGTQVARSYDEILADPAVKLVAAAAIPNERGAIGCRTMQAGKDYFTDKTPFTTLDQLDNARGVAAATGRKYMVYYSERLHVECAMHAGDLVHGGAIGKVVQVLGLGPHRIGPKANRPAWFYNRAQFGGILCDIGSHQIEQFLYFTGSTDATVSSAAVGNFANADTPEFEDFGEASLLGNSGASHYFRVDWFTPPGLSTWGDGRLVILGTKGYIELRKYVDVARDKAGDNLYLVDDKGEQHINVAGKVGFRFFGEFVLDCLNRTETAMSQAHAFKAAELCLKAQAVARRITP
- a CDS encoding Gfo/Idh/MocA family oxidoreductase; the protein is MQRVRLGLIGYGNMGAGHAAQVVNGKIPRLTLTAVAESSPTRQPSLSGVKVFAEPAALLKSGLVDAVLIATPHPTHASLALAALKAGLHVLLEKPFAVHKAEALQVVAAAKRRPKQVFGAVFNQRTDPYFRKIRDLIRGGSFGAVQRINWTITNWFRPEAYYQSGGWRATWAGEGGGLLLNQCVHNLDLLQWLAGMPVRVRAHCHFGRYHDIEVEDDVSAYLEYADGAHATFTASTGEAPGINRLEIAADGGRIVYEHDVLQLVRNATPASVFSRTSRELFLAPGTTEEKLLGLGHGGQHSEILTNFTAAILDGVPLIAPAVEGIHSLELANAMLLSAWTEKTVDLPLDAALYEKWLKRKIAGSKVRKK
- a CDS encoding carbon starvation CstA family protein, whose product is MKFPSWLRVGTWTLVVVLGVAAIAVLALARGEPVSALWMVIAAVCVFAVAYRFHSAWLMAKVLTLDELRAPPAAVHGDGKDFVPTNKWVVFGHHFAAIAGPGPLVGPVLAAQFGFLPGMLWILVGATLGGAVHDSVIMFCSVRRRGKSLGQMVRDEVGPFAGLVAMVSIVAIMTILLAVLALVVVNALAESPWGLFTIAATVPIAVAMGLMMRGGHGSSRLGWISAFGVVALLAAVWGGRYLPGTALESWLTLSRPALSWWLMGYGVVAAVLPVWLLLAPRDYLSTFMKIGTVALLGLAIVWLAPVLKMPALTQFIHGNGPILPGPVFPFCFITIACAAVSGFHSLIASGTTPKLIANENHIRVVGYGAMITEMCVGIMALIAACAMQPGEYFAVNLTGPAAAVTANVTALGFPVTETQMADLAASVGEKTMIGRAGGAPTFALGMAQMFAGVLGGRAATALWYHFAIMFEALFILTAIDAGTRVGRFLMQDLLSYVWKPLGHTTSAAGNFAATLLFVSGWGWFLYQGVIDPLGGIRSLWPIFGVANQLLAVIALALGTTVLIKMGRARHAWVTLVPLAWLLVVTLTAGLMLIFSANPRLGFLAQAASLAQKLPGAVPAESAALARQIFNAQVNAAITAVFLACVVLVVLACARVWWQLLAGRRTADLHEEPYVPLVGVPSAK
- a CDS encoding metallophosphoesterase family protein; this translates as MRIAVIADTHDRYPPDLPARLAAADEIWHLGDVCEPETLAEFEALGKPLFAVLGNNEWHNLWPLERRLERAGVKCHLVHIPPPRAPAGVHLLLHGHTHVPRDETDARGVRWLNPGCITRPNRGARASFGWLILKKGTPPDWRLELL
- a CDS encoding SprT family zinc-dependent metalloprotease; amino-acid sequence: MSGDQQEFFETRTPAQPDLVFVRSLRARHYRLTLRRDGVAVATVPARGSEREARVFVEQHRDWLERARARHALKPRGAEVWTLGTHVLWRGEMTEIRRATAPLPAAAGPVFVPETPRSAGFPGKPTVCLAADIFRVASFEGDLRPTLEAHFARRAKIELPARTWELAAETGADVKHVTVRNQRSRWGSCSAGGTISLNWRLVQTPDTVRDYILYHELMHLREMNHSDRFWARVEAVCPWWRDAERWLKRNGSLLGL
- a CDS encoding FKBP-type peptidyl-prolyl cis-trans isomerase; translated protein: MRQFGILLILGLVLAFIAFQARTGIFRRANPGEPANKYMRQIMENPQLSEADAAILRERYGNAHLNPSGLRYIERHPGTGPTPATGSEVVVHYDGYLLDGMKFDSSRDRGTPYVFRVGTGSVIKGWDEAVAAMKPGEKRTLIIPWWLAYGTAGKSPIPPKATLVFEVELLEIR
- a CDS encoding amidohydrolase, giving the protein MKSRISFFAPCFLSSVLWAQAADLSPVALAKGDGIRDFVSNKVAADYPKLEALYTDLHLHPELSLMEEKTAAKVATELRAAGYEVTEKFGGTGVVGLLKNGPGPTLLIRTDLDGLPVLEETGLPYASKDRVTNLAGQDVPVMQACGHDIHMTIFTGTARMLAAMKDKWSGTVLFVGQPAEEVGAGARNLLAAGLYRKFPVPDFAIAVHDSATLPAGTVGTIEGFGWANVDSVDITVRGRGGHGAYPHTTIDPVVLAARIVVALQTIVSRETRPVEPAVVTVGSIHGGTKHNIIPNEVKLQLTCRSYSDNVRQHTLAAIKRICRGEAIAAGVPDDLMPIVITKEDEFTPATYNDPVLTRRIRGALVQWLGADNVKTIDAEMGGEDFSQFARTVDKVPISMFRVGAVDPAKYAESLRTGEPLPSLHSSKFAPLPEPTIKTGVTALTASALELLAKK
- a CDS encoding peptidylprolyl isomerase; this encodes MRSFKPMVLLAALGFASALATEKLADGLYAEFTTPRGVFVTELHYRQVPLTVASFVGLAEGTLAPRDGKPFFTGLTWYRVVPGFVIQSGNPGLKDTGDTPVPYTFNDEFVPGLHNREIGTLSMANAGPDTNGCEFFVTLGDCTRLNYLHTVFGRTIQGLEVLPLIQPNDAFTIKILRLGAEAKAFKADPETFKALAAKVAPYAGAAEPGLAAHFDDPSQLLPHPMESQPDVPPRAKNFNFKLANFERATGVRVVGRLFAKSPAAAEDAVPGAYMHALARKLGVDKHGALAAYFADEKDWRVWLSDAAADTFLGHHATAADLAPEGPLHVIKTAFIDAAVAEGDAAFARQQQAAPADQQPPPAQHLKLQTDAILDGLILKLEPK
- a CDS encoding pyrimidine/purine nucleoside phosphorylase, which codes for MSLPAQFAGVTVHTKANVYFDGRVVSHTVLMPDGAKKTLGLIYPGNYHFGTGAPERMEIVAGACRVTLDGSTAAKDYPTGTFFDVPGKSGFTIEVKSGLCEYICSFL